The Acinetobacter sp. WCHA45 DNA window GCGGGTCTCATTTCAACGTCCAATGTCTCATCCTTGCAAATAAACTTAATCTAAGTTTATTTTGTCTTCCTACGGCGTCCTATCCTTTTTTGGTCATCCTGACCGCTTCCCTGTGCCGTGGTGCTATAATGCCGTTACAGCTGGTAAATAAAAATACACAAAAAACGACATGATATGTAAGCTAAAGAGACGGACAAAGTGAACAATTGTTCACTTATTCGTGTATTTTATAATCAATAATCACAGGTGCATGGTCACTAAACCATTGTTCTTTATACACCCAAGCATTTGCAGTGCGTGCTTTCCAATCAGGAGAGCAGGCTTGATAGTCGATACGCCAACCGACATTTTTCGCACGTGCTTGACCACGATTTGACCACCATGAATACAATTCAGCTTCTTTTCGTACCTCACGGAAGGTATCCACATAGCCAAGTTCATCATAAATATGGTCAAGCCATGCACGTTCATGCGGTAAACAGCCAGATGATTTCTGATTGCCTGACCAGTTTTTAATATCAATACGCTTATGCACGATATTGTAATCACCACACACGATGATCGATTTATTTTCATCTCGCCATTGTTTGAGTATTTGGGCGTATTCTTGAAGAAATAAATCTTTACGTGCTTGTGCTTCATCACCGCTTGAACCTGATGGTAAGTATAAGGAAGCAATATGAACAGGATGTGACAGACCTAAATCAAATTCTGCGGTAACAAAACGACCTTGAGAGTCCGCAAGTTCAAAACCTAAACCATCTTTGACTGAGACAAAGGGTAAGCGGCTATAAATCGCCGTACCTGCATAACCTGCACGTTCAGCAGGGAAGAGATGAGTGTACCAACCTTCAGGTTTAAATTTATCGGTCCATTGTTCGTGGGTAATGCGGCTTTCTTGCATACATACCACATCGGCACCAGACTGTTCTAACCATTCGAGCAAGCCTTTGGTGACTGATGAGCGCAAGCCATTTACGTTAATTGAAACGACTCGAAGAATTTTTACATCACTTGGATAGCTATCCTTTGGTATCATACGTCTGTTTAACCTCAATTGAAGAATTTGGAGCACCTTATATGACAACGCCTGTGTCATTTCATCCGCAAGCTTTTATCGAACTCGCATTATCACGTGGAGTGCTTAAATTTGGTGAGTTTACCTTAAAATCAGGCCGTGTCAGTCCTTATTTCTTTAACGCAGGTTTGCTCAATGATGGCGAAGCGTTGTCTTTGTTAGCACAAGGTTATGCTGATAAATTGGTTCAGTGTGAAAACGTTGGTGTGATTTTTGGTCCTGCGTACAAAGGCATTCCTTTTGTAGCAGCAACTGCGGTGGCCTTGTCTCAAGTACATGGTAAGAGCGTTCCTTGGGGTTTTAACCGTAAAGAAGCCAAAGATCATGGTGAAGGCGGTGTGTTGGTTGGCGCATCTGTTGCTGGCCAGAAAGTCTGGATCATTGATGATGTAATCACTGCGGGGACTGCGATTCGTGAAGTAGTGACCATCTTAAAAAATGCGGGTGCGACGATTGCAGGGGTGTTGGTTGCATTAGATCGTCAAGAGCGTGGTCAAGGGGAGCTTTCAGCGATTCAGGAAGTACAAAAAGAACTCGAAATCCCTGTGCATGCTTTAATCACAATGAAAGATTTGATGGATTATTTGGATGCCAAAGGCGAGAAAGACGCTTTAGCCAATATGCAGGCTTATCGTGAAAAATATGGCATCTAAGTTTTAAGTGTAAGCAAAAAGGAAGCGAAGGCTCACTACTGTCCCATAGTTTGCTTTAAATAAAAAAAACCTGAGTCTAAATAGTTAAAATATGAGTGCAAACAAACACTTTAACTATAAAGGACTCAGGTTTTGTCACATCAGAATACCGTATTTCATCAATTACTCAAACCCATTCTAAGACAAGATTTTGAACGTCTGGCTAAACTGCACCACTCTGGGCAAAAATTAAGATCAGCCACCCGCTGGGATCAGTTTGTTGCCATATTGATGTCCCAACTTTCTTGTCGGCAAAGCTTAAGAGACATTCAATCCAATCTCGAATCCCAGCAGGAAAAGCTCTATCATCTTGGCGCGAAGAGAATTGCGCGAAGCACCTTAGCAAGACTCAACGAAGAACAGCCCGCCAGCCTGTATCAGCAATTGTTCACACAGCTGCTTCAGCGCTGTGAAAACTCTAAAACTGCACATAAATTTAGATTCAAAAATCCGCTGTATTCACTAGATGCCAGTCATATTGATCTTTCACTGTCATTGTGCGCATGGGCAAAAGTGCATGAATCCAAAGCCAGTATTAAACTCAGTGTTGGCTTAAATCACAGCAATACCATTCCTGAATTTGTAGCGCTTGGGGATGGTATTGAAAATGATATGGTGCAAGGCAGAGCATTTAAATTTCCTGCTGGCAGCATTATCGTCTTTGATAAAGGATATGTTGATTATCAATGGTTTGCTCAGTTGACACTTCAGAACGTCAGCTTTGTAACCCGGCTACGCCCAAAGACAGTTTATCAAGTTAAATCAAGCCGCAGCGTATTAGAGACTAAAGGGATTATTGCGGATGAATGTATTGAATTGAGCAGTGCGCATGCCAAGAAAAGAGGCGCACCTGAATTATTAAGACGTATAGAGTTTTATGATACAGATAAGAAAAGAACATTCGAATTTCTGAGCAACAACTTTCATCTGGCAGCATCCACCATTGCTGCAATTTATAAAGATCGCTGGAAGATTGAGTTATTCTTTAAAGCCATCAAGCAGAATTTAAAACTGAAGTCATTTCTAGGTCGAAGCCGCAATGCGATACAAACGCAAATATGGATTGCATTAATTGCCTATTTGCTGGTGAACTTCGCTAAACACATGGCACAAGAAGGATGGAGTGTTCAGCGTTTACTGAGAATTATTCAGGTCAATTTATTTGAAAGGAAACTTTTAAGGTCACTCTTTGTGCCTGATAAAAAATGGCGAAAACAAGAAGAACCTCAATTGAGGTTCTTCTTGTGATATTTGTGGGACAGCAGTGGCGAAGGCTTCCTTTTTTGTTGAGTTTAATTCATCAATAATTGGAAATAATGATTGAAAAATAAGCGTGAAACGTGAATAGTCATGAAAAAGCCGCTCTAGTGCGCTGAACCCTAGAGCGACCTAATTTAAGATATTGATATTTATGTTAAAAGTTCAAGTATTTCACTTAAGGTGTATTATGTTAATTGTAGAAATACTAAATAAGTGCAATCAATCTAAATATCTCCACCAGATTTAAAGATATTTTCCCGATGATATTTTAGATATTCCTCTCTTCCTTCTACTGGTAACATTGGGATATTTTTATTATCACTTATACCTATTTTTGAATATGTCATTTTTGATAAGAAAGGAGAAAGCATCACTTTTTTATCATCCGTAAAGGACATAAATCCTCTATCAAATAGAAAATCGAAAGTTGGGCTAAGCATAAAACCATTATAGGGGTCTGTTTTTTCAAATGTATCACTATCAACCCAAGGCTTAATATGACTAGCAATTAATAAACGATCGTCAGTAATCATAGTAATTGGACAAAATGGGCATAGATCCAAAAGTTTACTTCTATAAATACCATGTCCTTTTCTAGCTTGTCTTGTTTGTTCGTTAGCAGAGTTATCTATTTCCTCTTCAATAATAGCTGGGTGTTCTACTTCTCCAAAGTAGTCTGCAAACAATTTAAAGTAGAATGATATTTCTCTAGTTTGAATATTTTTTAGTTTAAGTACAGAAATGTATGTGATGTTAGGGAGAGATAGTTCCCTTAATATTTGATAGAAACTATTACTAGAGTTTATATATATTCTTGGCCCAGCTATCTGATCTTGTTCTTCCGCTTCAAATAAAACTATATTATCTGGTAGAGATTTAATCCTTTCGAAACGCTCTTCAAATAGATCAGGGAGCTTATCTTTACTTCGATAAAATTGCTCAGGCTTTTGATACTCAATTTGTGTGTCCTGTAAATACTTAATAAGATCTTTTTTTAGTAAAAAGCACTTAATCTCGAAAGGTCTTTTCCCAAAGAACCATCTTAACTCCTCACTGTCATTACCTACATATAATTTTGCTTCACCATTTCCTCTTCCTATTTTATTACTGTTTACAACAAAAGAATCTGCAATAGTAATTTTTTCTTTAACATCCAGTACATCAAAAATTTGATTATCAATAGTTATTTGTTGTTGCATTTCCATCTAAACCCTCATTTAAGAAAATAAAACTAATCTGCTGATGAATAAGCAGATTAGTTTAAACTAGATAGGTATTAGATCAAATCTAATTGTTTTTGAAAATTTTTTTCTTCAAAACTAACAACTTGTTTGATTTGCACTAAAATAGCTATCAAAACATCAACTACAATCGAGTTACCAGCTTGTCGATAAGCCTGTGTATCAGATACAACTATCTTAAAGCTGTCACAGAATCCCATTAGTCGTAAGCACTCTCGTGGTGTTAGCTTACGGATACGACCTTGTGTCGTTACATAATTATCAACACCTGCTCGGTGCATTTTAGTCATAGTAGCTAAAAGTGGACGAGCTATTTCAAGATCTATTTTTGGTCTTGTATAAAAGCCTTTCGTACCTGTTGCCATCACATAATTTACAAGTTTTTCAGAAAGGAAATATTTTTCATCAATTGGGTTAGGTAACTCTTCAAAAATAAAATCACCATGCCAATTAAATTGTTGATTAGCTTTTTGACATAAACCAATTGAACCATTGATTTGTGTGTATTGCTTATTCAGATTTTTAGTACTTGTTACAAAATCAATGCCTTTGTCACCTAAGTAATATTTTTCAGGCGTATTTTCCAATAGAAAATCTTGCATTGTTTTTGTCAAAACTTGAGGTTTTGGGAACTCAAATTCAACAGTTTGATCTAAAAATCCAACAACAAATAATCGTTCACGATTTTGGGGAATACCATAATTCTTAGAGTTTAAAACTTGGGAATGCCATTTATAGCCTAAATCACTGAAAACATTTTGCATAATTGTCCAAGTATTACCATCATCATGACTTAAAACACCTTTAACATTCTCATAAATGAAGACTTTAGGTCTAATTTCATTAACTAAACGAGCAAACTCATAGAAAAGAGTACCTCTCGTATCTTCAAATCCACCTCGCTTACCTACCATAGAAAATGATTGGCAAGGGCTTCCCCCTACAAATAAATCAATTTCATTTCTATATTGGTATCCATCCAAAAATCGAACATCATAATGAAAGTGTTTTTGAGGAATGTTGTAATTTGCTTGATAGCTTTCCTCCACAAAATTTTTCTTTTTTTTCTTAGTATAAAGCTCATCAACATAAGCTTTTTTTTCTTTAAAACCACTCAAATCCGCCAAATTTTTCTCGATTTCATCTCGTTCAAGATCTATTTCAATATTTCCATTATCACATGCAAAAGCAATATCATGCGGTATAGATAACCGTTCAAGAGCATGTTCAATTGCCCCTATACCACTAAACACTGTACCTAGTTTCAACATAACAATAACTTCAATTTGGATTTTAAAACCACTATATACCAGACCCAGATATATGTGTCCAGATGTTAATTGAAGTTATTTATCATTGAACGACAATAGTGACGACTTAACATAAAATCTCTTATGCGAATCACTTCTCCTCACACGTCTTACATTCCAACATCACACCTAATTTTTCCTTACGCCCTTGTTCTGTTAACACCCAAGGGCGATTTTGCCACGGTGGATTATGGCGCACATGCTGCGTATGACCACAGGCGAGATCAGCAACCCAATGATTTTCTTCATCGATATGAAAACCAACAATCGCTTGCTGCATTTATTCACTCAAACTTTCGAATTTAGAATCCTCCAAACCCTTTAAAAAACGATGGCATAGATTATGAATCGCCACCAAATCATTCGGATCAACACCCAAAGAGCAGGCGAGTTTAAACGGAATTAAGGTAATGTCATCTTTTGCAGCAAGTGCTTTTTCCAGCAAGATCACCTTTTTCATACGCTCATCTTCTTTCACCGCAATGCGCTTTAAAAACTGTTTTTCTTCAAGTTTTTTAATAATTGGCGTCAGCGTGCCCGAATCAAAAAAGGTCTTCTGACCAATTTCAGACAACGTCACATTGTCCTTTTCATATAAAGCCAGCAACACAATAAATTGCGGATAGGTCAGGTCGTATTCCTGAAGCAAGGGACGATATTGACGAATCATCGCATTGGTCGCGGAATACATCGCAAAACACACTTGATTATCCAAGTAAGAAAATTCAGTCATGCTTTGCTCCTCAACGTCATCTTTGCGAACTCACAGTATAGTTTGATTAACATAAAAAGTATATTGCGCATAATTAACTTGCACACAATATAATTGTGTGCAATATTAATTCGCATAGCTGAACAAATAGACAAAGCTATTAGGCAAATAAGATGGATTGAATCAGAGAGAGATTTGGTATGACCACAATTTATGATTTTCAGGCTGAACTTTTAGAAGGCGAGCAAAAGAACTTTGCAGACTATCAAGGCAAAGTTTTATTGGTGGTGAACACGGCAAGTCAATGTGGCTTAACCCCACAATTTGAAGGACTTGAGAAGCTATATCAGGACTATCAACAACAAGGTTTAGTGGTTTTAGGCTTTCCGTGTAACCAGTTTGCTAACCAAGACCCATCAAGCAACGAAGAAATTGGCAGCTTCTGTCAGCGTAACTATGGCGTGTCATTTCCAATGTTTGCCAAAATCGATGTGAATGGTTCAAATGCGCATCCGATTTATAAATACCTCACCTCAGAAGCCAAAGGTATCTTAGGTAGTGAAAGTATCAAATGGAATTTTACCAAGTTTTTGATTAACCAAAATGGTGAAGTCATCAAACGCTATTCACCAACGACTAAACCTGAAAAAATTAGCAAAGATATTCAAAAACTTTTGGCTTAATTTGACTTTAAAATGCAATGCTTTAAAAATTACTGGTATCGAAATCATCTACCAGTAATTTTTTAACTTTTATCACTCAGAAAATTGTCTATTTAAATAAATCGAATCTAGTGATTTGAATAAATTAGAATTTTTTAGATTTAATAATTACATAACTTGTTTAAACAACATCAATAAACTTCGCTATACTTTTGCCAAGATTAAAAAATATGAGCGTTAAATTATGCGTGTACTTGTAGTGATGGATCCAATTGAAACGGTGAATCTTAAGAAAGATTCAACCATGGCAATGTTATGGGCGGCAAGCCGTCGCGGTCATGAATTGGGTTATGTATTACAACACGATTTATATATTGATCAGGGTAAAGCCTTTGGTTTGATTTCACCGCTTAAAGTCTTTGAAGATTACGATCATTATTATGAGTTGGGTGAGAAGCGAAAAGAGTCATTGGCGGATTACGATGTGGTGTTGATGCGTAAAGACCCACCGTTTGATATGAATTTTGTCTATACCACTTATATTTTGGAACAGGCTGAACGTGAAGGGGCGTGGATTATTAACAAACCACAATCGCTACGTGACTGTAATGAAAAGCTGTTCGCAACTCAATTCCCAGAGTTACAAGTACCGACTTTGGTGACGTCTCAACAAAGCCTAATTCGTGAATTTATTAAAGAACATGGCGATGTGATTGTGAAGCCTTTGGATGGCATGGGCGGTATGGGGATTTTCCGTTTATACCAAGATGGGGTAAATATTGGTTCAACTCTGGAAATGCTCACCGAAATGGGCACATGTCCAATCATGGCACAACGTTATATTCCTGAAATTGTTGAAGGTGATAAGCGTATCTTGATGGTCAATGGTGAACCGATTCCATATTGTTTAGCGCGTATTCCGCAAAATGGTGAAGTACGAGGTAATTTGGCGGCAGGTGGTCTAGGTCAAGCGCGTCCACTCACTGAAAATGACAAAATGATTGCGGCAAAAGTCGGTCCTTTCCTGCGTGAAAAAGGTTTGGTTTTTGTGGGGCTTGATGTGATTGGTAATTATGTGACTGAAATAAATGTCACCAGTCCGACCTGTATTCGTGAGATTGATGCTCAGTTTGGTACCTCGATTGCAGATAATTTATTTGATGTGCTAGAAGCAGGGCGAAACAGCTAAGATTACGCCATTTTTTGACCAAACTGCCCGTTTGTATTTGGATTAAATTTATGTGCAAATGGGCGTTTGGATATTGGTAGAACCTTGTTTTCAACAAAGAATTAAAAAAAGCTCAGCTTTCTGTTGTAAACAGGTGAAATTCGCTTTTCGTGAATGAAGCTTTAGGATTAGAATAACTTCCGAAAACAATAGACGATAACCTTCTTTTGAGTTGAAGAATTAGACCGTGACCAATTCGCCACAGAATAAACCTAAACATGTCATGATGATGGCCGCTGGCACAGGTGGACATGTTTTCCCTGCGCTTGCTGTTGCCAAACAACTGCAACAGGATGGCTGCCAAGTCTCTTGGCTAGCAACGCCTACGGGAATGGAAAATCGGTTACTCAAAGATCACAATATTCCGATTTATCAAATTGATATTCAAGGCGTACGCGGTAATGGTATTTTACGTAAGTTGAGTGCGCCATTTAAAATTCTAAAAGCAACATTAAGCGCGATGCGCTATATGAAGCAATTAAATATTGATGCTGTGGCGGGTTTCGGCGGTTATGTCGCTGGACCAGGTGGTTTAGCAGCACGTTTACTCGGTATTCCTGTGTTAATCCATGAACAGAATGCGATTGCAGGATTTACCAACACCCAATTGGCACGTATTGCCAAGACCGTGTGTCAGGCTTTTCCAAATACATTTGCAAACAGTGATAAAGTCGTGACCACAGGTAATCCTGTACGTGCTGAGATTACTGCGATTTTGAACCCATCATGGCGTTATCAAACCCGTGAGCAAGCACAATTACCACTGAATATTTTGATTGTTGGTGGTTCACTGGGTGCACAAGCACTGAATGAGCGTTTGCCTGAAGCTCTGAAAAAGGTCAATGTTCCATTGAATGTGTTTCATCAATGCGGCCAAAATCAGCAAGAGATTACGCGTCAACGTTATCAGGATGCATCTGCAAATTTAAATATTCAGGTTGAGCCTTTTATTCATGATATGGCAAAAGCCTACAGTGACGCTGATTTAATTATTTGCCGTGCTGGTGCATTAACGGTTACAGAAGTCGCAACTGCGGGTCTTGCTGCAGTGTTTGTTCCGCTGCCTATCGCAGTGGATGATCACCAGACTGCAAATGCGAAATTTTTAGCAAATGTCGGCGCTGCGAAAATTTGTCAACAAGCAGACATGACACCCACTGTTTTAGATGAGTTGTTAGCCACATTATTAAATCGCCAACTACTGTCTGAAATGGCAATTAAAGCACGTCAACAAGCACAACCGAATGCAACTCAGCATGTGGTTGATCTGATTAAAAAATTGTAATTCGAGTTTATTTATGTCTCCAACAAATCCAAACCAAGCCAAAAAGCTCATCAAAGTGCCAGAAATGCGCCGTATTAAACATATCCACTTTGTTGGGATTGGTGGTGCGGGGATGTGTGGTATCGCCGAGGTATTAGCCAATCAAGGTTATAAAATTTCTGGTTCAGACATCAAAGCCTCAAAGACCACAGCGCAACTCGAAAGCAATGGTATTAAAGTTTATATTGGGCATTCGGCTGAAAATATTAAAAATGCCAATGTGCTCGTGGTATCAACTGCGATTGATCCTGAAAATCCAGAAATTAAAGCTGCGATTGAACAACGTACCCCAATTGTACGTCGTGCAGAAATGCTAGGGGAGTTAATGCGCTACCGTCATGGTATTGCAGTCGCTGGAACGCATGGTAAAACCACAACGACTAGTTTATTAACGACGATGCTGGCAGAAGAAAATCTAGATCCAACTTACGTGATTGGTGGTTTGCTGAATAGCACAGGTGTCAATGCCGCACTGGGTGAAAGCCGTTTTATCGTAGCAGAAGCTGATGAGTCAGATGCATCTTTCTTGTATTTGCAACCGATGGCTGCGATCGTGACCAATATTGATGCAGATCATATGGACACCTATGAAGGTAGCTTTGATAAGTTAAAAGATACCTTTATTCAGTTCTTACATAATTTACCATTCTATGGTTTGGCAGTCGTTTGTGGTGATGATGCCAATATCCGTGAAATTCTTCCTCGTATTGGTCGTCCAACGCTGACCTATGGTTTTGGTGAAGATAACGATATTCGTGCTGTGGATGTGTTACAAGAAGGTATGCAATCGCACTTTACTGTACTGCGTAAAGATCGTGAGCCATTACGTGTCACCATCAATCAGCCAGGTTTGCATAATGTCTTGAATGCATTGGCTGCGATTGGTGTGGCAACTGATGAAGGTGTTTCTGATGGTGCGATTTGCCGTGCTTTAGAAGGCTTTAGTGGAGTGGGTCGTCGCTTCCAAGTTCAAGGTGAATTTGCAGTGGGCGAAGGCTTGGTGAAATTGGTGGATGACTATGGTCACCATCCGAAAGAGGTAGAAGCCACCATTAAAGCAGCGCGTGCCAGCCATCCAGACCGTCGTTTGGTGATGTTGTTTCAACCACACCGTTTTAGTCGTACTCGTGATTGTTTTGATGATTTTGTCGATGTGTTATCACAAGTGGATCAACTCTTATTACTGGAAGTCTATCCAGCGGGTGAAAAACCGATTGTGGGGGCGGATAGTCGAGCTTTGGCACGCAGTATTCGTCTACGTGGTCAAGTTGAACCGATTCTAGTTGATCCAGTTGATGGCAATTTGCCGAATGTTTTACAAAAAGTGTTACAAGCGAATGACTTGTTATTAACACAAGGCGCGGGTAACGTGGGCGCAATTTCGGTAGAATTGGCTCAGCATCGTTTGTATGCCAAATAATTTATTTTCGTGAATATAAAAGTTTTACAGTTTTAAGGATATAAACGTGTCAAATGCTGCAAAATTCGGCAAAGT harbors:
- a CDS encoding DNA cytosine methyltransferase, with protein sequence MLKLGTVFSGIGAIEHALERLSIPHDIAFACDNGNIEIDLERDEIEKNLADLSGFKEKKAYVDELYTKKKKKNFVEESYQANYNIPQKHFHYDVRFLDGYQYRNEIDLFVGGSPCQSFSMVGKRGGFEDTRGTLFYEFARLVNEIRPKVFIYENVKGVLSHDDGNTWTIMQNVFSDLGYKWHSQVLNSKNYGIPQNRERLFVVGFLDQTVEFEFPKPQVLTKTMQDFLLENTPEKYYLGDKGIDFVTSTKNLNKQYTQINGSIGLCQKANQQFNWHGDFIFEELPNPIDEKYFLSEKLVNYVMATGTKGFYTRPKIDLEIARPLLATMTKMHRAGVDNYVTTQGRIRKLTPRECLRLMGFCDSFKIVVSDTQAYRQAGNSIVVDVLIAILVQIKQVVSFEEKNFQKQLDLI
- a CDS encoding MarR family winged helix-turn-helix transcriptional regulator, with product MTEFSYLDNQVCFAMYSATNAMIRQYRPLLQEYDLTYPQFIVLLALYEKDNVTLSEIGQKTFFDSGTLTPIIKKLEEKQFLKRIAVKEDERMKKVILLEKALAAKDDITLIPFKLACSLGVDPNDLVAIHNLCHRFLKGLEDSKFESLSE
- a CDS encoding DUF3565 domain-containing protein, which produces MQQAIVGFHIDEENHWVADLACGHTQHVRHNPPWQNRPWVLTEQGRKEKLGVMLECKTCEEK
- the gshB gene encoding glutathione synthase, which gives rise to MRVLVVMDPIETVNLKKDSTMAMLWAASRRGHELGYVLQHDLYIDQGKAFGLISPLKVFEDYDHYYELGEKRKESLADYDVVLMRKDPPFDMNFVYTTYILEQAEREGAWIINKPQSLRDCNEKLFATQFPELQVPTLVTSQQSLIREFIKEHGDVIVKPLDGMGGMGIFRLYQDGVNIGSTLEMLTEMGTCPIMAQRYIPEIVEGDKRILMVNGEPIPYCLARIPQNGEVRGNLAAGGLGQARPLTENDKMIAAKVGPFLREKGLVFVGLDVIGNYVTEINVTSPTCIREIDAQFGTSIADNLFDVLEAGRNS
- the murG gene encoding undecaprenyldiphospho-muramoylpentapeptide beta-N-acetylglucosaminyltransferase — encoded protein: MTNSPQNKPKHVMMMAAGTGGHVFPALAVAKQLQQDGCQVSWLATPTGMENRLLKDHNIPIYQIDIQGVRGNGILRKLSAPFKILKATLSAMRYMKQLNIDAVAGFGGYVAGPGGLAARLLGIPVLIHEQNAIAGFTNTQLARIAKTVCQAFPNTFANSDKVVTTGNPVRAEITAILNPSWRYQTREQAQLPLNILIVGGSLGAQALNERLPEALKKVNVPLNVFHQCGQNQQEITRQRYQDASANLNIQVEPFIHDMAKAYSDADLIICRAGALTVTEVATAGLAAVFVPLPIAVDDHQTANAKFLANVGAAKICQQADMTPTVLDELLATLLNRQLLSEMAIKARQQAQPNATQHVVDLIKKL
- a CDS encoding exodeoxyribonuclease III produces the protein MIPKDSYPSDVKILRVVSINVNGLRSSVTKGLLEWLEQSGADVVCMQESRITHEQWTDKFKPEGWYTHLFPAERAGYAGTAIYSRLPFVSVKDGLGFELADSQGRFVTAEFDLGLSHPVHIASLYLPSGSSGDEAQARKDLFLQEYAQILKQWRDENKSIIVCGDYNIVHKRIDIKNWSGNQKSSGCLPHERAWLDHIYDELGYVDTFREVRKEAELYSWWSNRGQARAKNVGWRIDYQACSPDWKARTANAWVYKEQWFSDHAPVIIDYKIHE
- a CDS encoding glutathione peroxidase is translated as MTTIYDFQAELLEGEQKNFADYQGKVLLVVNTASQCGLTPQFEGLEKLYQDYQQQGLVVLGFPCNQFANQDPSSNEEIGSFCQRNYGVSFPMFAKIDVNGSNAHPIYKYLTSEAKGILGSESIKWNFTKFLINQNGEVIKRYSPTTKPEKISKDIQKLLA
- the murC gene encoding UDP-N-acetylmuramate--L-alanine ligase — encoded protein: MSPTNPNQAKKLIKVPEMRRIKHIHFVGIGGAGMCGIAEVLANQGYKISGSDIKASKTTAQLESNGIKVYIGHSAENIKNANVLVVSTAIDPENPEIKAAIEQRTPIVRRAEMLGELMRYRHGIAVAGTHGKTTTTSLLTTMLAEENLDPTYVIGGLLNSTGVNAALGESRFIVAEADESDASFLYLQPMAAIVTNIDADHMDTYEGSFDKLKDTFIQFLHNLPFYGLAVVCGDDANIREILPRIGRPTLTYGFGEDNDIRAVDVLQEGMQSHFTVLRKDREPLRVTINQPGLHNVLNALAAIGVATDEGVSDGAICRALEGFSGVGRRFQVQGEFAVGEGLVKLVDDYGHHPKEVEATIKAARASHPDRRLVMLFQPHRFSRTRDCFDDFVDVLSQVDQLLLLEVYPAGEKPIVGADSRALARSIRLRGQVEPILVDPVDGNLPNVLQKVLQANDLLLTQGAGNVGAISVELAQHRLYAK
- the pyrE gene encoding orotate phosphoribosyltransferase, with the protein product MTTPVSFHPQAFIELALSRGVLKFGEFTLKSGRVSPYFFNAGLLNDGEALSLLAQGYADKLVQCENVGVIFGPAYKGIPFVAATAVALSQVHGKSVPWGFNRKEAKDHGEGGVLVGASVAGQKVWIIDDVITAGTAIREVVTILKNAGATIAGVLVALDRQERGQGELSAIQEVQKELEIPVHALITMKDLMDYLDAKGEKDALANMQAYREKYGI
- a CDS encoding IS4 family transposase, with amino-acid sequence MSHQNTVFHQLLKPILRQDFERLAKLHHSGQKLRSATRWDQFVAILMSQLSCRQSLRDIQSNLESQQEKLYHLGAKRIARSTLARLNEEQPASLYQQLFTQLLQRCENSKTAHKFRFKNPLYSLDASHIDLSLSLCAWAKVHESKASIKLSVGLNHSNTIPEFVALGDGIENDMVQGRAFKFPAGSIIVFDKGYVDYQWFAQLTLQNVSFVTRLRPKTVYQVKSSRSVLETKGIIADECIELSSAHAKKRGAPELLRRIEFYDTDKKRTFEFLSNNFHLAASTIAAIYKDRWKIELFFKAIKQNLKLKSFLGRSRNAIQTQIWIALIAYLLVNFAKHMAQEGWSVQRLLRIIQVNLFERKLLRSLFVPDKKWRKQEEPQLRFFL
- a CDS encoding HNH endonuclease, with translation MEMQQQITIDNQIFDVLDVKEKITIADSFVVNSNKIGRGNGEAKLYVGNDSEELRWFFGKRPFEIKCFLLKKDLIKYLQDTQIEYQKPEQFYRSKDKLPDLFEERFERIKSLPDNIVLFEAEEQDQIAGPRIYINSSNSFYQILRELSLPNITYISVLKLKNIQTREISFYFKLFADYFGEVEHPAIIEEEIDNSANEQTRQARKGHGIYRSKLLDLCPFCPITMITDDRLLIASHIKPWVDSDTFEKTDPYNGFMLSPTFDFLFDRGFMSFTDDKKVMLSPFLSKMTYSKIGISDNKNIPMLPVEGREEYLKYHRENIFKSGGDI